A section of the Paenibacillus aurantius genome encodes:
- a CDS encoding arginine--tRNA ligase, translating to MIHQSLRAALEGIAEQLLQEAGQAMPSDLGFVVEHPVSGQHGEYSTNLAMKLARHLKKNPMLLAEEIRTRLAAQELLQPWVQRTEAAAPGFVNVYIHWERWMAAFEEPPAEKPNHRKVLIEHTSINPNKAAHIGHLRNSCIGDTLARMLRSKGHLVEVHNYIDDLGNQLADTVVGLLQTSVQGEYSRFGDFCWDVYADINRQYREQPELEQKRAQVLHELEEGGNRTAWLGLLTAERIVQDHLEDMRAFGIDYDVLVWESAIVREGFWEETFRMLQTTSHFRQETEGKLAGCWVLKPKEGEGPSAEESEFQTDKVLVRSNGILTYTAKDIAYHLWKFGLLPKTFRYRPFAEDVWSTDRQGEEQDFGRAEVVVNVIDHRQEYPQQMVKQALQALGYREQAGELHHVGYGVVSLSRATAQLLGVDTADGKASYPMSGRQGIGIKVADLVARMESVIDAKRPQSEGLDSRTIAAAAIRYYLLKFHLQTEVVFDLEQATEVTGNTGVYLMYSYARACSLLDKAGQNLPSQGGELPAEGLSPEEHALMKHLLYWRETMELAVKELSPNLLCTYAYELAMLYNQFYGACPILKAEENVKRFRLWLTAQYRGTLYEVLSILGLPAPSRM from the coding sequence ATGATTCATCAGTCATTGAGAGCCGCTCTGGAAGGGATCGCAGAGCAGCTATTGCAGGAGGCGGGGCAGGCGATGCCCTCGGATCTCGGCTTCGTCGTGGAGCATCCGGTAAGCGGGCAGCATGGGGAATACAGCACCAATCTGGCCATGAAGCTCGCCCGGCATTTAAAGAAAAACCCGATGCTCCTCGCGGAGGAAATCCGCACCCGGCTGGCCGCACAGGAGTTATTACAGCCGTGGGTTCAGCGGACCGAGGCCGCCGCGCCGGGCTTCGTGAACGTGTATATCCACTGGGAGCGGTGGATGGCGGCCTTCGAAGAGCCGCCTGCCGAAAAGCCGAATCACCGGAAGGTGCTCATCGAGCACACGTCGATCAACCCGAACAAAGCGGCGCATATCGGGCATCTGCGCAATTCCTGCATCGGGGATACGCTTGCCCGGATGCTGAGGAGCAAGGGGCACCTTGTCGAGGTGCACAATTACATCGACGACCTCGGCAACCAGCTTGCGGATACCGTGGTGGGGCTCCTGCAGACTTCGGTTCAAGGCGAGTACTCACGGTTCGGGGATTTTTGCTGGGACGTGTATGCGGACATCAACCGTCAATACCGCGAACAGCCCGAGTTGGAGCAGAAGAGAGCCCAGGTGCTGCACGAGCTGGAGGAAGGGGGCAACCGCACCGCCTGGCTGGGGCTTCTGACGGCGGAGCGGATCGTCCAGGACCATCTGGAGGATATGCGCGCGTTCGGTATTGATTACGATGTGCTGGTGTGGGAGAGCGCCATCGTACGGGAGGGGTTCTGGGAAGAGACCTTCCGGATGCTGCAAACCACGAGCCACTTCCGCCAAGAGACGGAGGGGAAGCTGGCCGGGTGCTGGGTGCTGAAGCCGAAGGAGGGCGAGGGCCCGTCTGCGGAGGAGAGCGAATTCCAGACGGATAAGGTCCTCGTCCGCTCGAACGGCATTCTCACCTACACGGCCAAGGATATTGCCTACCACCTATGGAAATTCGGGCTGCTGCCGAAAACGTTCCGCTACCGGCCGTTCGCGGAGGATGTTTGGTCCACGGACCGGCAGGGAGAGGAGCAGGATTTTGGCCGCGCGGAGGTGGTCGTCAACGTGATCGACCATCGCCAGGAGTATCCGCAGCAGATGGTGAAGCAAGCGCTGCAAGCGCTTGGCTACAGGGAGCAGGCCGGCGAGCTGCACCATGTCGGCTACGGAGTCGTCTCGTTAAGCCGGGCCACGGCACAGCTTCTCGGGGTGGACACGGCGGATGGCAAAGCCTCCTACCCCATGTCGGGCCGGCAGGGCATCGGCATCAAGGTGGCGGATCTCGTGGCCCGCATGGAGTCCGTCATTGACGCGAAACGGCCCCAGTCCGAAGGGCTCGACAGCCGGACGATCGCCGCCGCGGCGATCCGCTACTACCTGCTCAAGTTCCACCTGCAGACGGAGGTGGTGTTCGACCTGGAACAGGCCACGGAGGTGACCGGCAACACCGGGGTGTACCTGATGTACTCCTACGCGCGGGCCTGCTCGCTGTTGGACAAAGCGGGGCAGAATCTTCCTTCCCAAGGGGGGGAACTGCCTGCCGAAGGGCTTTCCCCAGAGGAGCACGCTCTCATGAAGCACCTGCTCTACTGGAGAGAGACGATGGAGCTGGCGGTGAAAGAGCTGTCCCCGAACCTCCTCTGCACGTACGCTTATGAGCTCGCCATGCTGTACAACCAATTTTATGGAGCCTGCCCGATCCTCAAGGCGGAGGAGAACGTGAAAAGGTTCCGCCTCTGGCTGACCGCCCAATACCGGGGCACGCTGTACGAAGTACTGAGTATTCTGGGTCTCCCGGCTCCTAGCCGGATGTAA
- a CDS encoding HIT domain-containing protein produces MTEDFYCEEVLSGRTPVRKVLETPNVLAYHHTRPFYPVHVVVIPKKHISSLLTLEEEDNELLLELMNTVKKAAAQVTEEHGACRVITNLGRYQDSKHLHFHVVSGVPLVKD; encoded by the coding sequence ATGACCGAGGATTTTTATTGCGAAGAGGTATTGAGCGGCCGGACACCGGTCCGCAAGGTGCTGGAAACGCCGAATGTGCTGGCCTACCACCATACCCGGCCCTTCTATCCGGTTCATGTCGTCGTTATCCCGAAGAAGCACATCTCCTCTCTGCTTACCCTGGAGGAAGAGGACAACGAGCTGCTGCTGGAGCTGATGAATACAGTGAAAAAGGCAGCCGCTCAAGTAACGGAGGAGCACGGCGCCTGCCGGGTCATTACCAACCTGGGCCGTTACCAGGACTCCAAGCATCTCCACTTTCACGTGGTGTCCGGCGTGCCTTTGGTTAAGGACTGA
- a CDS encoding polysaccharide deacetylase family protein produces the protein MRAWLLGIVLLLGGVVGSRVPAQAGGEKEAAPAYREHEARQSLPSGDPVTSVPILLYHRIAEDAGDPLKVPPAHFAEEMAFLKEEGYHSLSFRELEEAWNGGRPLPPKPVILTFDDGYEDNYSAAYPVLKQTGMRATIFAVTGSIGKPGRLTWDQLRRMEASGFVDTQSHTVTHPDLTKLTGEERLRELTSSREAILRRLGHPADVLAYPYGFYDRPTLRASRQAGYRLAVTTEPGPASPEQGRLALHRIVITGDMSLDSFQAALQSRS, from the coding sequence ATGAGAGCGTGGCTTCTGGGAATTGTCCTGCTGCTGGGAGGCGTAGTGGGGAGTCGGGTTCCGGCCCAAGCCGGCGGGGAAAAAGAGGCGGCACCGGCGTACCGCGAGCACGAGGCCCGGCAGTCCCTCCCTTCCGGAGATCCGGTGACTTCCGTGCCTATTCTGCTCTATCACCGGATTGCGGAGGATGCCGGAGATCCGCTGAAGGTGCCTCCCGCCCATTTTGCCGAAGAGATGGCTTTCCTGAAGGAGGAGGGCTACCATTCGCTTTCCTTTCGTGAGCTGGAGGAAGCGTGGAACGGCGGCCGCCCGCTGCCCCCGAAGCCGGTCATTCTGACGTTCGACGACGGCTATGAAGATAATTACAGCGCCGCTTACCCGGTCCTGAAGCAGACGGGCATGCGGGCTACCATATTTGCCGTAACCGGCAGCATCGGGAAGCCGGGTCGTCTTACCTGGGACCAGCTTCGCCGTATGGAGGCGTCCGGGTTCGTCGACACCCAGTCGCACACGGTGACGCATCCCGACCTGACCAAGCTTACCGGAGAAGAGAGGCTTCGGGAGCTGACCAGCTCCCGTGAAGCCATCCTGCGCCGCTTGGGTCATCCGGCCGACGTGCTGGCGTATCCCTACGGCTTCTATGACCGGCCGACCCTCAGGGCCTCCCGCCAAGCCGGCTACCGGCTGGCCGTTACAACAGAGCCCGGCCCAGCCTCTCCCGAACAGGGCCGGCTGGCGCTGCACCGGATCGTCATCACCGGGGACATGAGTCTGGATTCGTTCCAAGCGGCTCTCCAATCGCGGTCGTGA
- the mscL gene encoding large conductance mechanosensitive channel protein MscL: MWKEFKAFAMKGNIMDLAIGVIIGGAFGKIVTSLVNDILTPILGLLLGGLDFSAMSFTYGETVIKYGAFLQTVIDFFIVAFSIFFVIKALSRFRRKEDKKEEKREVPAPSNEERLLSEIRDLLKQEREQRDTP; this comes from the coding sequence ATGTGGAAAGAATTTAAGGCATTCGCCATGAAGGGCAATATCATGGATCTGGCCATTGGGGTTATCATCGGCGGCGCGTTCGGCAAAATCGTCACCTCGCTCGTCAACGACATTCTGACGCCGATTCTCGGACTGCTGCTGGGCGGGCTCGATTTCTCGGCCATGTCTTTTACCTACGGCGAAACTGTCATCAAATACGGGGCGTTCCTGCAGACGGTGATCGACTTCTTCATCGTGGCGTTCTCCATCTTCTTCGTGATCAAGGCCTTGAGCCGGTTCCGGCGCAAGGAAGATAAGAAAGAGGAGAAGCGCGAGGTGCCGGCGCCGTCCAACGAGGAGAGGCTGCTGTCTGAGATCCGCGATCTTCTTAAGCAGGAAAGGGAGCAGAGAGACACTCCTTAA
- a CDS encoding class I SAM-dependent methyltransferase: MNEKEDARFYQEVGKTNGWDFSRITCVTEGEGWDFYEEVARKCRPSDLLLDIGTGGGEKLLALAHAALLLVGIDRSPGMIETAQANLARSGKPNVRLLQMDAGRLEFPPGFFQVASCRQAPFSARETARVLAPGGWFLTQQVSEGDKRNLVEVFGRGRGTEEDGTLKNRYLREVEEAGFTEVQSFDYDATEYYGAREDLLFLLENTPIIPDFGKREQDYAILDEFIAKHRTDKGIRTNSKRFLIIARK, from the coding sequence ATGAACGAGAAAGAAGATGCCCGCTTCTATCAGGAGGTCGGGAAGACCAACGGATGGGATTTCAGCCGAATCACCTGCGTGACCGAAGGGGAAGGGTGGGACTTCTATGAGGAGGTGGCCCGGAAGTGCCGCCCGTCCGACCTCCTGCTCGATATCGGTACGGGAGGCGGCGAGAAGCTGTTGGCCCTCGCCCACGCGGCTCTGCTGCTGGTGGGGATCGACCGGTCGCCCGGCATGATCGAAACGGCCCAGGCGAACCTGGCCCGCTCCGGCAAGCCCAACGTGCGCCTGCTGCAGATGGACGCCGGCAGGCTTGAGTTCCCGCCGGGCTTTTTCCAGGTGGCATCCTGCCGCCAAGCGCCCTTCTCCGCCCGGGAAACCGCGAGGGTGCTGGCCCCGGGGGGCTGGTTTCTCACGCAGCAGGTGAGCGAGGGAGATAAACGCAACCTTGTGGAAGTATTCGGAAGAGGGCGGGGAACGGAGGAAGACGGGACCTTGAAGAACAGGTATCTCCGGGAAGTGGAGGAGGCCGGTTTTACCGAGGTTCAGTCCTTCGACTATGACGCGACGGAGTATTATGGAGCCCGCGAGGACCTTCTTTTCCTGCTGGAAAACACCCCCATCATCCCGGACTTCGGAAAGCGGGAGCAAGATTACGCCATTCTGGACGAGTTCATCGCGAAGCATCGGACAGACAAAGGCATTCGCACCAACTCGAAGCGCTTCCTTATTATTGCCCGGAAATAA
- a CDS encoding DUF4166 domain-containing protein — protein sequence MPSIYEQALGSDFRRLHPQIQKRFGLHSGAHTASIGRGVMERIWYAKRFAFPFLYLGTTRHILFPEGGRNIPFTIQNYAYTDTFGRETVTWIRTYRFPGRVRRFDATMIYSRERGRIVDYLGTHQHLAVDIEMEATPEGGLRLRSGEQRFYERWLGFRFPDSLTGTADVCEWYDEREERFRIEVNVSNARFGKIFAYEGWFEAEFPEVKRERIPICCLPVREERRE from the coding sequence ATGCCATCCATATACGAGCAGGCGCTCGGCTCGGACTTCCGGCGGCTGCATCCGCAGATTCAGAAAAGATTCGGCCTGCACAGCGGAGCACATACCGCCTCGATCGGACGCGGTGTGATGGAGCGGATCTGGTATGCGAAGCGTTTTGCTTTTCCTTTCCTGTACCTGGGCACGACCCGGCACATTCTGTTCCCGGAAGGGGGGCGGAACATCCCGTTCACCATACAGAATTACGCGTACACGGATACGTTCGGCCGCGAAACGGTAACGTGGATCCGCACGTACCGGTTTCCGGGCCGGGTACGCCGGTTCGACGCGACGATGATCTACAGCCGGGAACGCGGCCGGATCGTGGATTACCTCGGTACGCACCAGCATCTGGCGGTGGACATCGAGATGGAAGCCACGCCGGAGGGCGGCCTCCGGCTCCGGTCGGGTGAGCAGCGCTTCTATGAGCGCTGGCTCGGCTTCCGGTTCCCGGACAGCCTGACGGGAACGGCCGACGTGTGCGAGTGGTACGACGAGAGGGAGGAGCGCTTCCGGATCGAGGTGAACGTGAGCAATGCGCGGTTCGGCAAGATTTTTGCTTATGAGGGCTGGTTTGAAGCGGAGTTCCCGGAGGTGAAAAGGGAGCGGATCCCGATCTGCTGCCTGCCGGTGCGGGAGGAGAGGCGGGAGTAG
- a CDS encoding DoxX-like family protein, producing the protein MAKSRPIYVEIDIRGGMDRLWDYTQNPEKHREWDLRFTDIRYLPKEKEHEPQRFRYETRIGFGLRIRGDGETTAVVEGPGGERTSALRFGSGQALSLIREGAGYWKYIPLADPEGGHSDSGGKRERPAEGSPSGGTRGTSVEASGSAEETARTRADGDSAASAFEGSVSPLAASGGPAAPVGPVQPEPSHQSQGVVRFLTRYDYRTRFGLPGRLVDRLLFRPLMGWATAWSFDCLRLWIERGIAPAVSLQRSLIHYTAVFLLTFLWIYHGLVPKLLFTYTGERELLGELGSVFAGKETAVLAAVGIGEILFGLLHWRFHRSRLLYYADLAGLVLLLIGAAVSSPMVLAAPFNPVSLNVSMAGLALIALWTRRDLPSASRCRRSPGG; encoded by the coding sequence ATGGCCAAGAGCAGACCGATTTATGTAGAAATCGACATTCGGGGCGGCATGGACCGCCTGTGGGACTATACCCAGAATCCCGAGAAGCACCGGGAATGGGACCTGCGGTTTACGGACATCCGGTACCTTCCGAAGGAAAAAGAGCACGAGCCCCAGCGGTTTCGGTACGAAACCCGCATCGGCTTCGGGCTGCGCATCCGCGGAGACGGGGAGACGACAGCCGTCGTCGAGGGTCCGGGCGGAGAGCGCACCTCCGCGCTCCGCTTCGGCTCGGGGCAGGCGTTGTCCCTTATCCGGGAGGGAGCGGGGTACTGGAAGTACATCCCGCTGGCTGATCCGGAGGGGGGACATTCCGATTCCGGCGGGAAGCGGGAGAGGCCGGCGGAGGGGAGTCCATCGGGAGGAACGAGAGGAACTTCGGTTGAGGCATCTGGGTCAGCGGAAGAAACCGCCCGAACACGAGCCGATGGGGATTCGGCTGCGAGTGCTTTCGAGGGGAGCGTCTCCCCGTTAGCCGCATCCGGAGGCCCTGCGGCTCCGGTCGGGCCGGTTCAGCCGGAACCATCCCACCAGTCGCAAGGTGTCGTCCGGTTCCTCACCCGCTACGACTACCGGACGAGGTTCGGTCTGCCTGGCCGGCTGGTGGACCGGCTGCTTTTCCGCCCGCTCATGGGCTGGGCCACCGCCTGGAGCTTCGACTGCCTCCGGCTGTGGATCGAGAGGGGAATCGCCCCGGCGGTGTCGCTGCAGAGAAGCCTCATCCATTACACAGCCGTCTTCCTGCTCACGTTCCTTTGGATTTACCACGGCCTGGTGCCGAAGCTGCTTTTCACCTATACGGGGGAACGGGAACTGTTGGGCGAGCTGGGAAGCGTCTTTGCCGGGAAGGAAACGGCGGTCCTCGCAGCCGTCGGGATCGGGGAGATCCTGTTCGGCCTACTTCACTGGAGGTTTCACCGGAGCCGGCTGCTGTATTACGCGGACCTCGCCGGGCTCGTCCTGCTTCTGATCGGTGCCGCGGTAAGCAGCCCGATGGTGCTCGCGGCCCCGTTCAATCCCGTCTCGCTCAACGTGTCGATGGCGGGGCTTGCCTTGATCGCCTTGTGGACGCGGAGGGACCTGCCCTCTGCCTCCCGCTGCCGGCGAAGCCCGGGCGGCTAA
- a CDS encoding thiol-disulfide oxidoreductase DCC family protein, with the protein MEKTEKAILLYDGVCNLCSFVIRFVIPRDRAGKFVFASLQSETGRRLLLGSGLDPDALDTFVMVRGERTYIKSSAALRVLHELGGVWSPALLFLAVPRPIRDFVYDRIARNRYRWFGRTDSCLVPTPDIRERFIDS; encoded by the coding sequence ATGGAGAAAACGGAGAAGGCCATTCTGCTGTATGACGGTGTATGCAACCTATGCAGCTTCGTGATCCGCTTCGTGATCCCTCGCGACCGGGCGGGGAAGTTCGTTTTTGCCTCCCTGCAGTCGGAGACGGGAAGGAGGCTGCTGCTTGGAAGCGGATTGGACCCGGATGCGCTGGACACCTTCGTGATGGTCCGGGGGGAGCGCACCTACATTAAGTCCTCGGCGGCCCTCCGCGTGCTGCATGAGCTCGGGGGCGTCTGGTCCCCGGCGCTTCTCTTCCTGGCCGTGCCGCGCCCCATCCGGGACTTCGTCTACGACCGGATCGCCCGCAACCGCTACCGCTGGTTCGGCCGGACGGACAGCTGCCTTGTGCCGACGCCCGATATCCGCGAGCGTTTTATCGATTCGTAA
- a CDS encoding HD domain-containing protein, with translation MDRLAQQIQFVVEIDKLKQVVRRARLMDNSRYENDAEHSWHQAAMAMVLAEHANDAQVDRFRVMRMLVIHDLVEIDAGDTFAYDVTGHLDKAERERKAADRLFGMLPSDQAQELRGLWDEFEERVTPEARFAAALDRFQPLLHNYHTQGHTWKKFGITAEMVLSRNASIAEGSEALWAYAQRLIEESVEKGYLPEGKPAAAGN, from the coding sequence ATGGATCGGCTGGCGCAGCAAATTCAATTCGTGGTGGAGATCGACAAACTGAAGCAGGTGGTGCGGCGGGCCCGTCTGATGGACAATTCCCGCTATGAGAATGACGCGGAGCATTCCTGGCACCAGGCGGCGATGGCGATGGTTCTTGCCGAGCATGCCAACGACGCGCAAGTGGACCGGTTCCGCGTCATGCGGATGCTGGTCATCCATGACCTGGTGGAGATCGATGCCGGCGACACCTTCGCCTATGATGTGACGGGGCACCTGGACAAGGCGGAACGGGAGCGGAAAGCGGCCGACCGGCTGTTCGGCATGCTGCCTTCCGATCAGGCGCAGGAGCTTCGCGGGCTGTGGGACGAGTTCGAGGAGCGGGTGACGCCGGAGGCCCGTTTTGCCGCGGCATTGGACCGGTTTCAACCCCTGCTGCACAACTACCACACCCAAGGGCACACATGGAAAAAATTCGGAATAACGGCTGAGATGGTCCTCAGCCGCAATGCGTCCATTGCCGAGGGCTCCGAGGCTCTCTGGGCGTACGCCCAGCGGCTCATCGAGGAATCCGTGGAAAAGGGCTATCTTCCGGAAGGCAAGCCGGCCGCCGCCGGAAACTGA